The following are encoded together in the Weissella soli genome:
- a CDS encoding ATP-binding cassette domain-containing protein encodes MQKEEFNWTDLTVTAGQRVLITTPALHLAGGVTIVLGENGVGKTQLLRTLHATDRLNLRYLPQTNAVFDEDLTVQEILDLVTARIGQDAYQTLVQTFGVQALLSQRLGTLSGGQKQRVWLVYALQQVATGYLLDEPFNALDIAYQAILVKYLKKLGREKPVVVVVHDVNLALMLGQQFWLVRHNSVDVFATLTHAELEKTYHTPLKRLVTELHQERYFIDIDQS; translated from the coding sequence ATGCAAAAAGAAGAATTTAATTGGACAGACCTCACAGTTACAGCCGGACAGCGTGTATTGATTACGACACCGGCATTGCATCTCGCAGGTGGTGTGACAATTGTCTTGGGGGAAAATGGGGTTGGTAAAACCCAGTTATTACGAACTTTACATGCCACGGATCGGCTGAATTTGCGCTACTTACCACAAACTAATGCTGTTTTTGATGAAGATTTAACTGTGCAAGAAATTTTAGATTTAGTCACCGCGCGTATTGGTCAAGATGCATACCAAACCTTAGTGCAGACGTTTGGGGTACAGGCCCTCTTATCGCAACGTCTTGGCACACTTTCTGGTGGTCAAAAGCAGCGTGTTTGGTTAGTCTATGCGTTACAACAAGTGGCAACTGGTTATCTGCTGGATGAACCCTTCAATGCGCTAGATATTGCGTATCAAGCAATTTTAGTAAAATATCTCAAAAAATTAGGACGGGAAAAGCCAGTAGTGGTAGTTGTTCATGATGTGAATTTAGCCTTAATGTTAGGGCAACAATTTTGGCTCGTGCGGCATAATTCGGTTGATGTTTTCGCAACCTTAACGCATGCAGAGCTTGAGAAAACCTATCATACACCACTAAAACGACTTGTTACTGAACTGCATCAGGAACGTTATTTTATTGATATCGATCAATCATAG
- a CDS encoding class I SAM-dependent methyltransferase: MAEEHYYTQTPTTAHDEHTWSFPLFDRTFTFTTDAGVFSKQTVDFGTRVMLEAFNQDIPMGKILDLGAGYGPVAISLATQMPDREFDAAEINERALALVLKNAAKNGVGARVEGIQTDRYQNIQDKYAAILTNPPVRAGKQIVTDMIAGAVDHLVAGGTLTVVLQKKQGAPSAKKLMEETFGNVAVIAKNKGYYILESVYDGNANA; the protein is encoded by the coding sequence ATGGCTGAAGAGCACTACTATACACAAACGCCGACAACGGCGCATGACGAACATACTTGGTCGTTTCCGTTATTTGATCGTACATTCACGTTCACCACTGATGCGGGTGTTTTTTCAAAGCAAACAGTTGATTTTGGAACACGCGTGATGTTGGAAGCTTTTAATCAAGATATTCCGATGGGCAAAATTTTAGATTTAGGTGCAGGCTATGGTCCAGTTGCGATTAGTTTAGCCACGCAGATGCCCGATCGTGAATTTGATGCTGCTGAAATTAATGAACGTGCTTTGGCATTGGTGTTAAAGAACGCAGCGAAAAATGGCGTCGGTGCCCGAGTGGAGGGTATCCAAACAGACCGATATCAAAATATTCAGGATAAGTACGCTGCTATTTTGACGAATCCACCAGTTCGTGCAGGTAAGCAGATTGTGACCGATATGATTGCTGGTGCGGTGGATCATTTGGTAGCGGGGGGAACTTTGACAGTTGTTTTGCAAAAGAAACAAGGCGCACCATCCGCTAAGAAATTAATGGAAGAAACCTTTGGTAACGTGGCAGTGATTGCAAAGAATAAAGGTTATTATATTTTGGAGAGTGTCTATGACGGCAATGCTAACGCCTGA
- a CDS encoding peptide MFS transporter: MQEKKTGIFGFPKGYPTVLGTEFAERFSYYGMKAILLYYMVATVGKGGLGFDNTTAVAVVSMYGALIYMSAVIGGWLADRIFGTGKIIIIGGFFILAGHVVLALPIGASALFVSLALLILGTGMLKPNVSTFVGQSLDNEKDYDYVFSFFYVAINVASFISPFMVGYLQNHYGYHYGFGLAAIVMGIGLFVFMIGRATSLKHVKTPAPNPIKPEERGRVIGAIVAGLVVVAAFFGITANIKSGSFALFNNGQFNSALMANVVAFLAIAISVAYFVRISGSKLVTKVERRKVLAFIPIWLAGVSMWAVQEGAGSVGASFIEKANLHVGFFDLQKVWLQSVNPFVVMILTTIMGLIYKKYEDKLPNLFSRYALGLLIVAASYFLLMPAAAQGHGFSAMWVFGSVALTAVGEVLISPVTYGVTNRLAPKSFESQMMSLWLLSNSVAQSINAVTAPLFISNANLYFMIFAIIPMIFAVILFIFRKPLLNLVEN; this comes from the coding sequence ATGCAAGAGAAAAAAACGGGTATTTTTGGATTCCCAAAGGGCTATCCAACAGTCTTAGGGACTGAATTTGCCGAACGCTTCTCATACTATGGTATGAAAGCTATTTTGCTTTACTACATGGTGGCTACTGTTGGTAAGGGCGGTCTTGGGTTTGATAACACGACAGCCGTAGCCGTAGTTTCAATGTATGGTGCATTGATCTACATGTCAGCCGTGATCGGTGGTTGGTTAGCTGATCGTATTTTTGGAACTGGAAAAATTATCATCATTGGTGGTTTCTTCATTCTAGCTGGTCACGTGGTTTTGGCATTGCCAATTGGGGCCAGTGCCTTATTCGTATCACTGGCTTTGTTGATTTTGGGAACCGGGATGTTGAAGCCCAATGTTTCAACTTTCGTTGGCCAATCTTTGGATAATGAAAAAGATTACGACTACGTCTTCAGTTTCTTCTATGTGGCCATTAACGTGGCTTCATTTATCTCACCATTCATGGTTGGTTATCTACAAAATCATTATGGTTACCACTACGGCTTTGGATTAGCAGCCATTGTGATGGGAATTGGTTTGTTTGTCTTTATGATAGGACGAGCTACTTCATTGAAGCATGTTAAGACACCTGCACCAAATCCAATTAAGCCAGAAGAACGCGGTCGTGTGATTGGTGCAATTGTCGCTGGGCTGGTTGTTGTAGCAGCTTTCTTTGGGATTACTGCGAATATCAAGTCAGGTTCATTTGCGCTCTTTAACAATGGTCAATTTAACTCAGCTTTGATGGCTAATGTTGTTGCCTTCTTAGCTATCGCCATTTCAGTCGCGTACTTTGTTCGGATTTCAGGTTCAAAGTTAGTTACTAAGGTTGAACGGCGCAAGGTTTTAGCCTTTATTCCAATTTGGTTGGCGGGTGTCTCAATGTGGGCTGTTCAAGAAGGTGCCGGTTCAGTTGGTGCATCCTTCATCGAAAAGGCCAACTTGCATGTCGGATTCTTTGATTTGCAAAAGGTTTGGTTGCAATCTGTTAACCCATTTGTGGTGATGATTTTGACCACTATCATGGGCCTTATCTATAAGAAGTATGAGGATAAGTTACCAAACTTGTTCTCACGTTATGCGCTGGGGTTGTTAATTGTGGCCGCATCATACTTCCTGTTGATGCCAGCAGCAGCTCAAGGTCATGGCTTCTCTGCCATGTGGGTCTTTGGATCAGTTGCTTTGACAGCCGTTGGTGAAGTCTTGATTTCACCAGTGACTTATGGTGTGACAAACCGTTTGGCACCCAAGTCATTTGAATCACAAATGATGTCATTGTGGTTGTTGTCAAACTCAGTTGCCCAATCAATTAATGCGGTTACGGCGCCTTTGTTTATCTCAAACGCCAACCTATACTTCATGATTTTTGCAATTATTCCAATGATTTTTGCGGTTATTTTGTTCATCTTCCGTAAGCCATTGTTGAATTTGGTTGAAAATTAA
- the tadA gene encoding tRNA adenosine(34) deaminase TadA, with protein sequence MLTPEQIDHFMGEAIMEAHKAEALGEVPIGAVVVVDGQIIARGFNLRERLEDPSQHAEYQAIVEASRVLHSWRLPDAQVFVTLEPCIMCAGLIQQTRITDVYYGAEDPKAGGVHSMYHLLEDERLNHQVQVHQGVRAAETSEMLTNFFRKIRAQQKAAKRARKAIKHEQ encoded by the coding sequence ATGCTAACGCCTGAGCAAATTGATCATTTTATGGGTGAAGCCATCATGGAAGCCCACAAAGCTGAGGCTCTTGGTGAAGTGCCAATTGGCGCAGTGGTGGTTGTTGATGGTCAAATCATTGCGCGCGGCTTTAACTTACGTGAACGACTCGAAGATCCGAGTCAACATGCCGAGTATCAGGCCATTGTTGAAGCAAGCCGGGTACTGCATTCATGGCGCTTGCCAGATGCGCAGGTGTTCGTGACGTTAGAACCGTGCATCATGTGTGCCGGCCTTATCCAACAAACCCGTATCACAGATGTCTACTACGGGGCCGAAGATCCGAAAGCTGGTGGGGTTCATTCGATGTATCACTTACTAGAGGATGAGAGATTGAATCATCAAGTCCAGGTCCACCAGGGTGTGCGCGCGGCCGAAACCAGTGAAATGCTGACTAATTTTTTTCGTAAAATTCGGGCGCAGCAAAAAGCGGCTAAGCGTGCCCGTAAGGCTATAAAACACGAACAATAA
- a CDS encoding YcjF family protein has protein sequence MIKKTIRTVQEVATGLTQRQQAAAIIHTATIAAAGVGASPVPFADEVVIVPAQVGMITALYKLYGKEINAGFARGMSSATMATTFAHLTLGNFMKILPGVGTITGGIINASFAATVTETMGWKLVERLEKGAEVQQEDLNQAVKKALRLFGKAKNK, from the coding sequence ATGATTAAGAAAACCATACGTACTGTTCAAGAAGTAGCCACTGGCTTAACACAACGACAACAAGCAGCCGCGATTATTCATACGGCAACGATCGCAGCTGCCGGTGTGGGTGCTTCACCTGTACCGTTTGCTGATGAGGTCGTGATTGTGCCCGCACAAGTGGGGATGATTACAGCACTGTACAAGTTATATGGCAAAGAGATCAATGCTGGTTTTGCACGCGGCATGTCATCAGCAACGATGGCAACCACTTTTGCTCATCTAACCTTGGGTAATTTTATGAAAATTTTACCTGGTGTTGGGACGATTACTGGGGGCATTATTAATGCTAGTTTTGCAGCCACTGTGACCGAAACGATGGGCTGGAAATTGGTAGAACGGCTTGAAAAGGGCGCTGAGGTGCAACAAGAGGATTTAAATCAAGCAGTGAAAAAAGCGCTTCGACTTTTTGGTAAAGCTAAAAACAAGTAA
- a CDS encoding ABC transporter substrate-binding protein — MFKRYWRIWLGAIVIIIIAGSTWLLRPQMIARQAQQRVVVTTVGLADIFAKLDIPVVGVPTTTATLAASQKKLPKVGDHVTPNFEKIISLQPDVVYVDASLVSDYRPKLRAHKIRVVGVDMGTAAKQNKAILHFGKLFKRTAQARQLVQKLTIPTVHPKHPVSVLVLLGMPGGQSMVATSQSYVGDLVVRAGGRLIQDDQKSAYMLLNSETILKAKPQVIIRIAHAMPEIVQQQFNNEFKTGIWPRLPAVQKHQVYDGHAPKFSPSANDHVQQTYQQIKAWIDEANK, encoded by the coding sequence ATGTTTAAACGGTATTGGCGAATTTGGCTGGGTGCCATCGTGATTATCATCATTGCGGGTAGTACATGGTTGTTACGACCACAAATGATTGCCAGACAAGCCCAGCAACGGGTGGTGGTTACCACAGTTGGGTTGGCAGATATTTTTGCTAAGTTAGATATTCCGGTGGTTGGTGTTCCTACGACCACGGCCACATTAGCAGCGAGTCAAAAAAAGCTACCAAAAGTTGGGGATCATGTGACGCCCAACTTTGAAAAGATAATCAGTTTGCAACCAGACGTTGTGTACGTTGATGCTAGTTTAGTCTCAGATTATCGGCCTAAACTACGGGCCCACAAAATTCGGGTCGTCGGTGTTGACATGGGAACAGCTGCTAAGCAAAATAAAGCTATTTTGCATTTTGGTAAGTTATTTAAGCGCACCGCACAAGCCCGGCAGTTGGTGCAAAAATTAACGATACCCACCGTGCATCCTAAGCATCCTGTCTCAGTTTTAGTATTGTTGGGTATGCCTGGTGGTCAGAGTATGGTCGCAACGTCACAAAGTTATGTTGGTGATTTAGTCGTGCGGGCAGGTGGTCGACTTATTCAAGACGATCAAAAATCGGCGTATATGCTTTTAAATTCAGAAACGATTTTAAAAGCTAAGCCGCAGGTGATCATTCGGATAGCTCACGCCATGCCTGAAATTGTGCAACAACAATTTAATAACGAATTTAAAACAGGTATTTGGCCAAGACTGCCGGCTGTTCAAAAGCATCAGGTTTATGATGGGCATGCACCAAAGTTTTCACCTAGTGCAAATGATCACGTCCAGCAGACATATCAGCAAATAAAGGCATGGATCGATGAAGCAAATAAATAA
- a CDS encoding methyltransferase domain-containing protein, which translates to MKKIEKGTQFVTRNLALFRCNVDHLPYDYIEGTSLVCAAGHRLDINKKGSLVFLNHAVNTEYDDAMLVSRRKVLTAGLFDGIVAGMQRALPTEKLRILDVGTGEGTPFAKLLAARATQDIGVGFDISKAGVNLATQLDTSAFFAVADLAQLPFNDAVFDAVVEFFSPSAYEEFNRVLAPNGTIVKIVPASGYLHELRELLYPVESPNHTYDNSRVVELFKQHYPAATVEQVTYEWIIPSDLWVDLLHMTPLHWGARPEAQTAAETQPLPKVTVDVMVLKSK; encoded by the coding sequence ATGAAGAAAATTGAAAAGGGTACGCAATTTGTCACACGTAACTTAGCGCTATTCCGTTGTAATGTTGATCATTTACCATATGATTATATAGAAGGAACTAGTTTGGTGTGTGCTGCGGGGCATCGCTTGGACATTAATAAAAAAGGTAGCTTGGTATTTTTGAATCATGCCGTGAATACGGAATATGATGATGCGATGCTGGTTTCACGCCGTAAAGTGTTAACAGCCGGGTTATTTGATGGGATTGTGGCAGGGATGCAGCGGGCGTTGCCAACTGAGAAGCTACGCATTCTAGATGTCGGCACTGGGGAGGGAACCCCCTTTGCAAAATTGTTAGCTGCACGGGCCACCCAGGATATTGGTGTGGGGTTTGACATCAGCAAGGCGGGAGTTAATCTGGCAACACAATTAGATACATCTGCTTTTTTTGCGGTGGCTGATCTAGCACAATTACCTTTTAATGATGCTGTATTTGATGCAGTCGTTGAATTTTTTTCACCTTCTGCGTATGAAGAATTTAACCGGGTTTTAGCTCCAAATGGTACAATTGTTAAAATTGTGCCCGCGTCAGGTTATCTACATGAATTGCGGGAATTGTTATACCCAGTGGAATCACCTAACCATACCTATGATAATTCACGGGTGGTTGAACTGTTCAAGCAGCATTATCCAGCTGCGACAGTTGAACAGGTAACCTATGAATGGATCATTCCGAGTGACCTATGGGTCGATTTGTTACACATGACACCGTTACATTGGGGCGCGCGACCGGAGGCACAAACTGCTGCTGAGACGCAACCGCTCCCGAAGGTCACGGTTGATGTCATGGTATTAAAAAGCAAATAG
- a CDS encoding M3 family oligoendopeptidase, with product MTYSLNWNLDSIYPGGIESPELAAKLDLLVTQIADFATAVAAYEKDAPVYRGLVKLVNDAQVIDAGLRTAGLFVNALYAADFTNGVYRPYLSRIEQLFVDFQAPADVFAKKLVTFTDEEFEEALKVPELAVVAFTLRENRQAAERLLDDTTESLLNNLRLDGLKGWSAHYDTIAGSLTMPFTNEKGEVKEISAGQALNNLDGYPDAQVRAELMAGYEKMWGGADKLTADTLNHLAGARLTEQAAHGYKDHLEQPLEINHMSRETLDTMWSVVDANKEMFKPYFERKAQLLGLDGIGWQDQVAPITSLGDYEPAELTYDDAAKFIIENFGKYSPKMAAFAKSAFEKQWIEAEDRPGKQPGGWMESVPDVKESRIFLTFTGSVNDAATVAHELGHGFHTSVLQDLPQWRDQYAMNVAETASTFAEMLIADANVQAAKSDAEKVVLLDAKMTNPIAMFLNIHARFEFEDAFYKERKQGYVPAERLNELMDAAQKDAFADILTVRHPHFWSSKLHFYIDDVPFYNFPYTFGYLFSTSIYAWAQTQDNFEEAYIALLRDTANMTTEELALKHLGADLTKPDFWQAAADLVKQDIDEFLTLSAQFV from the coding sequence ATGACGTATTCACTAAATTGGAATCTTGATAGTATCTATCCCGGTGGCATTGAGTCACCAGAATTAGCAGCAAAGTTGGATTTATTAGTTACACAAATTGCCGATTTTGCGACTGCAGTGGCGGCATATGAAAAAGATGCACCAGTGTATCGTGGTCTGGTAAAGTTAGTGAATGACGCCCAGGTAATTGACGCAGGCTTGCGTACGGCCGGTCTGTTTGTTAATGCGTTGTACGCGGCAGACTTCACTAATGGCGTGTATCGGCCATATCTGTCACGGATCGAGCAATTATTTGTGGACTTTCAAGCGCCTGCGGATGTGTTTGCAAAGAAGTTAGTGACATTTACTGATGAAGAATTTGAAGAAGCCTTGAAAGTTCCTGAATTAGCCGTGGTCGCCTTTACTTTACGGGAAAATCGACAAGCTGCAGAACGTTTGTTAGACGATACGACTGAGAGTCTATTGAATAACTTGCGCTTAGATGGATTGAAAGGGTGGTCAGCACATTACGATACGATCGCCGGTAGTTTGACGATGCCATTCACTAATGAAAAGGGTGAAGTTAAAGAAATTTCAGCGGGGCAAGCCCTCAATAATTTAGATGGTTATCCCGATGCTCAGGTGCGGGCGGAGTTGATGGCTGGTTACGAAAAGATGTGGGGTGGGGCCGACAAGTTGACGGCAGATACCCTAAATCATTTAGCCGGGGCTCGTCTGACTGAGCAAGCAGCGCATGGGTACAAAGATCACTTGGAACAACCATTAGAAATCAACCATATGTCACGTGAAACGTTAGATACCATGTGGTCAGTTGTTGATGCGAATAAGGAAATGTTCAAGCCCTATTTTGAGCGTAAAGCACAACTATTAGGACTTGATGGTATTGGTTGGCAAGACCAAGTTGCCCCTATTACCAGTTTAGGTGATTATGAACCAGCTGAATTAACTTACGATGATGCGGCTAAATTTATTATCGAAAACTTTGGTAAGTACTCACCTAAGATGGCTGCTTTTGCCAAAAGTGCTTTTGAAAAGCAATGGATTGAGGCAGAAGATCGACCTGGTAAGCAACCAGGTGGCTGGATGGAATCAGTCCCTGATGTCAAAGAATCACGTATTTTCTTGACGTTTACGGGTTCTGTGAACGATGCCGCTACGGTGGCCCATGAATTGGGGCACGGCTTCCACACATCAGTTTTGCAGGATTTGCCACAATGGCGTGACCAGTATGCAATGAATGTGGCGGAGACAGCATCAACATTTGCTGAAATGCTGATTGCTGATGCGAATGTCCAAGCTGCTAAATCAGATGCTGAAAAGGTCGTATTGTTGGATGCTAAAATGACCAATCCCATCGCCATGTTTTTAAACATTCATGCGCGCTTTGAGTTTGAGGATGCCTTTTACAAGGAACGTAAGCAAGGGTATGTCCCAGCTGAACGTTTGAATGAGTTGATGGATGCGGCACAAAAGGATGCTTTCGCGGATATCTTAACGGTTCGGCACCCCCACTTCTGGTCATCAAAATTACATTTCTATATTGATGATGTGCCATTCTACAATTTCCCATACACATTTGGTTATTTATTCTCAACGAGTATCTATGCCTGGGCGCAAACACAAGATAACTTTGAAGAGGCGTATATTGCTTTGTTGCGTGACACAGCTAATATGACGACTGAGGAGTTGGCCCTTAAGCATTTGGGTGCTGATCTGACCAAGCCAGACTTCTGGCAAGCCGCTGCGGATTTGGTGAAGCAAGATATTGATGAGTTCTTAACTTTGTCGGCGCAATTTGTATAA
- a CDS encoding iron chelate uptake ABC transporter family permease subunit: protein MKQINKYKKLGLATLVGALFVSCGLALFWPNGQQEWLIISQIRLPRMLAALLVGSMVAISSWLVQIVFQEKMIDAANLGLMDGPYFLVLLSIVIVPDLANDRVIIGAVAGGLMMFVISHLQNIHQLYGRSLILSGLATAIFFLAMTHIIASGDGMRGVTLGSVTWLDIIFLLGILTLSGLVLSSYYPKLRFLALPEVQLQQLPLAVDRIRWQSLLIAGVLAGSAASVLGSVLFVGVMMQFMLGMLWHRPMYRRLGLSVLLGMTIFNVGDILSAHMLGSRQLPSADVIQLTAVGVLLVMRGIIYAKRRI, encoded by the coding sequence ATGAAGCAAATAAATAAATATAAAAAATTAGGGCTAGCCACATTAGTTGGCGCCCTTTTTGTTAGTTGTGGCTTAGCATTATTTTGGCCAAATGGCCAGCAAGAGTGGCTGATTATTTCACAAATTAGATTGCCACGCATGCTGGCCGCGTTACTCGTTGGCAGCATGGTAGCGATCAGCAGTTGGTTAGTGCAAATTGTGTTCCAAGAAAAAATGATTGATGCAGCCAATCTAGGGCTAATGGATGGGCCATACTTTTTGGTACTATTAAGTATTGTGATTGTCCCTGACTTGGCGAATGACCGTGTCATCATTGGGGCCGTTGCCGGCGGATTAATGATGTTCGTGATCAGTCACCTGCAAAATATTCATCAATTGTATGGGCGTTCACTGATCCTAAGTGGTTTAGCGACGGCAATCTTCTTTTTGGCAATGACCCATATCATCGCATCAGGTGATGGTATGCGCGGGGTCACGCTCGGTAGTGTGACCTGGTTAGATATTATATTTTTATTGGGTATCCTGACCCTGAGTGGCTTGGTATTGAGTAGTTATTATCCAAAGTTACGCTTCCTAGCCTTGCCTGAGGTACAACTGCAGCAATTACCGTTAGCGGTTGATCGTATCAGGTGGCAAAGTTTACTCATCGCTGGGGTGTTAGCGGGTAGTGCTGCTAGTGTCTTAGGGAGTGTGTTATTTGTTGGGGTGATGATGCAATTTATGCTTGGCATGCTTTGGCACCGGCCAATGTACCGACGACTAGGCCTTTCCGTATTGCTGGGTATGACTATTTTTAATGTTGGTGATATCTTAAGCGCGCATATGCTGGGTAGTCGTCAGTTACCGAGTGCTGATGTCATTCAACTAACAGCCGTGGGTGTGTTATTAGTGATGCGAGGAATAATTTATGCAAAAAGAAGAATTTAA
- a CDS encoding helix-turn-helix domain-containing protein, producing the protein MFPERLRQLRKGHNITMDTLAAELNRQLEPGQKPNTAAQIGNWERGDRSPSYIEVQKLADYFDVTMDFLVGRVSVEKTDLSLLFLSGKEIDFNGSPLTDQDRYNIFQSINEYFQNKNRSHSFIQDDDIKINHQEELF; encoded by the coding sequence ATGTTCCCAGAACGTTTACGTCAATTGCGTAAAGGACATAATATTACCATGGACACCTTGGCTGCTGAGTTGAATCGACAGCTCGAACCAGGGCAGAAGCCAAACACAGCTGCTCAAATTGGTAATTGGGAACGTGGCGATCGCTCACCTTCTTATATTGAAGTACAGAAATTGGCGGACTATTTTGATGTCACCATGGATTTTCTAGTTGGTCGCGTCAGCGTTGAAAAGACGGATTTGTCTTTGCTGTTCTTGTCGGGAAAAGAAATTGATTTTAATGGTTCACCTCTAACTGACCAAGATCGTTATAATATCTTTCAATCAATTAACGAGTACTTCCAAAATAAAAATCGTAGTCATAGCTTTATTCAAGATGATGATATTAAAATCAACCATCAAGAAGAACTGTTTTAA
- a CDS encoding alpha/beta hydrolase, whose protein sequence is MMKRKQPWSRARKIWTSLTAIILVLAVLTAGVGYYFFTVAVVRSDKSFITGRAISKGKPLYVEQQAFLTASKTTWHLTAQDGTKLVGNYWKADKPTTKTVLVVHGFGVDHVAMAPYGTLFHKMGYNVLLPDNRAAGKSGGKYIGYGYLEAKDMRQWIQKIIKHNGQQSEIVVMGASLGGATTMTLSGMNTPTQVKAFIEDAGYSSTYAELFHEAQDMYHLPYLVAWPLIHVVSIYAKILAGYSIGQATPTDYLAKNHKPMLFIHGGNDTFVPTAFLNQNYNATKGIREKYKVPGAAHVQSYATNPTKYQAKVAKFLAKYFK, encoded by the coding sequence ATGATGAAGCGAAAACAACCGTGGTCACGGGCACGGAAAATATGGACTAGTTTGACAGCCATCATTCTTGTTTTAGCGGTCCTAACGGCTGGTGTTGGTTATTATTTCTTTACGGTGGCGGTCGTTCGGTCGGATAAGTCGTTTATCACGGGACGGGCGATTTCTAAGGGCAAGCCACTCTATGTGGAGCAACAAGCGTTTTTGACTGCCTCAAAAACGACTTGGCATTTAACCGCACAGGATGGCACAAAACTAGTGGGTAACTATTGGAAGGCTGATAAACCAACTACCAAGACCGTGTTAGTGGTGCATGGTTTTGGTGTTGACCACGTTGCGATGGCACCGTATGGGACGTTATTCCATAAAATGGGCTACAATGTATTGTTGCCTGATAATCGGGCGGCTGGTAAATCAGGTGGCAAGTATATCGGTTATGGCTACCTCGAAGCTAAGGATATGCGGCAATGGATTCAGAAAATTATTAAGCATAATGGTCAGCAATCTGAAATTGTGGTGATGGGCGCTTCATTGGGTGGTGCGACAACGATGACCCTTTCTGGTATGAACACACCAACTCAAGTGAAAGCGTTTATTGAGGATGCGGGGTACTCTTCAACCTATGCGGAACTCTTTCATGAAGCCCAGGACATGTATCATTTGCCTTATCTAGTCGCATGGCCATTAATCCATGTGGTTTCAATATATGCCAAGATTTTGGCAGGCTATAGCATTGGCCAGGCCACACCAACTGATTATTTGGCTAAGAATCATAAACCAATGTTATTCATTCATGGTGGTAACGATACATTTGTGCCAACCGCATTTTTGAATCAAAATTACAATGCTACTAAGGGAATTCGGGAAAAATATAAGGTTCCAGGAGCAGCGCATGTGCAGTCATATGCCACAAACCCAACCAAGTACCAAGCTAAAGTAGCAAAGTTTTTAGCGAAATACTTTAAATAA
- a CDS encoding NEAT domain-containing protein encodes MKIVRILLTSCALVFALMFSKPAYADYTASYVVEQAGSSSTSVANSYFTQPAKIAIAGQQYRVTMTISTADSLGAYPVKILNIAGQQPSVSKWATGGRHYYAFSFTTANLVNRLNGSMQVDINSINYHHTYGFGVVINAGGVPEIASSSVSRQTSAVTSASTVQNTKASTATTQATSKSTSRSATKSTSQAQRTAKAATNQTSSSSKKVTKTAKQTAKKGTTSRASSKKKSGTSKPTVAQQKNTSQQTKQQKMNKITASIGIGVVAIGAIGGGIWWYRHHV; translated from the coding sequence ATGAAAATTGTCCGTATTTTACTAACGAGCTGTGCGCTTGTCTTTGCGTTGATGTTTAGTAAGCCTGCCTACGCTGACTATACAGCCAGTTACGTGGTTGAACAGGCAGGTAGTTCAAGTACATCAGTTGCCAATAGTTACTTTACGCAACCAGCCAAGATTGCGATCGCCGGCCAACAATATCGCGTAACCATGACAATTAGTACGGCTGATTCATTAGGGGCGTATCCGGTCAAAATTTTAAATATTGCCGGGCAACAACCAAGTGTTTCAAAATGGGCGACCGGTGGACGGCACTACTACGCGTTTTCATTTACGACAGCCAATCTGGTTAACCGGCTGAATGGTAGCATGCAAGTTGACATCAATAGCATCAATTATCATCACACCTATGGGTTTGGCGTCGTGATAAACGCTGGTGGTGTGCCAGAGATTGCTAGTTCAAGTGTGAGCCGGCAAACTTCAGCAGTTACGAGCGCGTCTACGGTCCAAAATACCAAAGCAAGTACGGCTACAACGCAAGCAACGTCTAAGTCAACTAGCCGTTCAGCAACAAAATCAACTAGCCAAGCGCAAAGGACAGCAAAAGCTGCTACCAATCAGACAAGCAGTTCCAGCAAAAAGGTCACTAAGACCGCCAAGCAGACTGCAAAAAAGGGCACTACAAGCCGGGCTTCATCAAAAAAGAAATCAGGCACTAGTAAGCCGACGGTAGCGCAACAAAAAAACACGTCGCAGCAAACTAAGCAGCAAAAAATGAATAAAATCACAGCTTCAATCGGCATTGGCGTCGTGGCCATTGGGGCTATCGGCGGCGGTATTTGGTGGTATAGGCATCATGTTTAA